In the Kineococcus rhizosphaerae genome, one interval contains:
- the rpsR gene encoding 30S ribosomal protein S18, translating to MAKPPVRKPKKKQNPLKAAKIEAVDYKDTALLRKFISDRGKIRARRVTGVSVQEQRQIAKAIKNAREMALLPYSSSAR from the coding sequence ATGGCCAAGCCGCCCGTGCGCAAGCCCAAGAAGAAGCAGAACCCGCTGAAGGCCGCCAAGATCGAGGCGGTCGACTACAAGGACACGGCGCTCCTGCGCAAGTTCATCTCCGACCGCGGCAAGATCCGCGCGCGTCGGGTGACGGGCGTGTCCGTCCAGGAGCAGCGTCAGATCGCCAAGGCGATCAAGAACGCTCGCGAGATGGCGCTGCTGCCCTACAGCAGCTCCGCGCGCTGA
- a CDS encoding single-stranded DNA-binding protein — MAGETVITLIGNLTNDPELRFTPSGAAVANFTVASTPRTFDRQSNEWKDGETLFMRCAIWREAAENVAESLTRGTRVVVTGRLQSRTFDTKEGEKRTVIEMQVDEVGPSLRYATAKVNKTSRGGGGGGGFGGGGGGGFSGGGSGGGGGGWGQSSGGGAPQQQEDPWATGPSGGGNSGGGWGGGASNDDPPF; from the coding sequence ATGGCGGGTGAAACCGTCATCACGCTGATCGGGAACCTCACGAACGACCCCGAACTGCGCTTCACCCCGTCCGGTGCGGCGGTGGCCAACTTCACGGTGGCCTCCACGCCCCGCACGTTCGACCGTCAGTCGAACGAGTGGAAGGACGGGGAGACCCTGTTCATGCGCTGCGCGATCTGGCGCGAGGCGGCCGAGAACGTCGCCGAGTCCCTCACGCGCGGCACCCGGGTCGTCGTGACCGGGCGCTTGCAGTCCCGCACCTTCGACACGAAGGAAGGCGAGAAGCGCACCGTCATCGAGATGCAGGTCGACGAGGTCGGCCCGTCGCTGCGCTACGCGACCGCGAAGGTCAACAAGACCTCCCGCGGTGGTGGCGGCGGAGGCGGCTTCGGCGGGGGCGGCGGCGGAGGTTTCTCCGGCGGCGGCTCCGGCGGTGGTGGTGGCGGCTGGGGCCAGAGCTCCGGCGGCGGCGCCCCGCAGCAGCAGGAAGACCCCTGGGCCACCGGCCCGTCCGGCGGAGGCAACTCCGGCGGTGGCTGGGGTGGCGGCGCGTCCAACGACGACCCGCCCTTCTAG
- the rpsF gene encoding 30S ribosomal protein S6, whose amino-acid sequence MSARQYELMVILDAELEERTVAPSLERFLNVVRQGGGEVGKVDIWGRRRLSYDIKKKSEGIYAVVELTTEPAVAQELDRQLNLNESVLRTKLLRAEAA is encoded by the coding sequence ATGAGCGCGCGTCAGTACGAGCTCATGGTGATCCTCGACGCGGAGCTGGAAGAGCGGACGGTCGCCCCGTCCCTCGAACGCTTCCTCAACGTGGTTCGCCAGGGTGGTGGCGAGGTCGGCAAGGTCGACATCTGGGGCCGCCGCCGGCTCTCCTACGACATCAAGAAGAAGTCCGAGGGCATCTACGCCGTCGTCGAGCTCACCACCGAGCCCGCCGTCGCGCAGGAGCTCGACCGTCAGCTGAACCTCAACGAGAGCGTTCTGCGGACCAAGCTGCTGCGAGCCGAGGCTGCCTGA